GATCATGCTGTTGTTTGTCCATCCTTCACCTTTGAAGGTTCCGTTTTGCCAACCTATTGTCATCAAGCCTTCTGTAATACCTCGGAGCCCCTTGCACCAAATTGCTATCGACAGGCATCCACGCGCCGCCAACATGAAGTAAAACTGCGCGTCGGATGTATCGGGATTTCGAAAGACttcgttgatgatggtgagaaaTCCGGGGGTGATGAACATAGTAAGGTTCGTTAACTCGAATCGTTTCCTGTATAGATATACAAGCCGCTTgagttgatggatggatgcttCGTGAGTGGTAGTGGCGAGTTCGCCTCCCCCAGCGTCTTCATAGCTTCTACGACCGAGAAATGGGCGCCACATGTCTATTACTGCTGTCTGGTACCAAATGCTGTGACGATCAGTTGACAACCTTCAGATGGATTTTACTCCACTCACTGTAGTACCAGAACATGGTGGGGGCAGTTTTCACTCCTCTGTACGTCCTCGGGAAGGATGCTGGCCCAGTCGAGTAACAGTTGATACATCCGATGTGCGTGTGACATTGGTAGACGGCTAAAGTGACTATAACCTTCACGAAATGCTTGATGTATGATGACCCAGAACTTAGATATCCACGTAAATGTGCTTCCCATATGCTCATTCAAGGGCGGTCCGGAAACATCTCCTGGTATAGGTAAAGATGGTGAATTTCGTATTCGATGTTCTGCTCGGAAGTTGATACAGTGGAGACTACATCAAGTCAGTATGGGTGTCTGCATGGTCAGGGTAATAAATGCCAACCTATGCCAGCCAAAGGTCCCCCAAGCGGCGAAAGATGCTGCTGTCCGTatttcgtcgtcgtcgtcgttgaAGTTAGGCACTGATGTTCCGTCATCGCTGAAAAGGCCAAGTCCACGAGCTATTTGTACGCTGGCGTCAAGGTAGAACAGACCAACTTTGTCTTGACCATACTGGTTACAAGTAAGTACAAGAAACATTGCTGATGATAACGTGGTGATGGCAGTATGGTCTGTTAAATCCTTCCATCGCCTCTTGGCCTCTCTCAAAAACGCAAGAGAGAATGTTTGAGCTCGTGGCTCAAACTGGGAGTAGGAGGCCTGCCCGTATCAGCAAACATTTAGTCAAGTCAAGGGGGACAGCGTACGCAGGCCCAAGCAAGGAGTGAGCTGACGAGAAGTTGCGAGCAAAAGCGACCTCCGCCTGCCACAAAATCTCGAATGAATAGATCGGCATCAAAGAATGCTAGTAGGGGGTGTTCGTTGACCAGATAGAAAGATATGGCTTGCGCAACCAGGCTTTCGGGTATAGGTATAGAAGTCCACTGCCATATTTGAAGAGACTCCAGCCGAGGGTCAATGCCAGTATCTCCAGTGGTGTCGCTTGGCGTCGAGAAAGATTCAGAAGTCGACGGTGTCTCCGATCTTTGACCGAATTCTATTGGTGTGAATGGTGTCAAGGGTGCTGTCGCTTGTTGATTCGGAGATGTCAGGGCCCGTTTGTTAACTGCCAGTAGTCCAAGATCTACATCCTTGATGTCAAGAGTTTCCAGGATAGGGAATACACCAGAAAATCGCATGTTTAGGTCCAGCTCAATTGGTGAATCGGCTGAAGTTCCCGCGAGACTGGTGGCTAGGGGGTCGGTTGGTGAAGGTGGCTTTATGATGCCTGAGTCAAGAACTTGCAAGAATTCCGACACAGAACCGCTGCTGCGTAAGCTCCCCAGAAGCTCTTGAACGTGTTCATCGGGGGCAGTCCTCAGGAGCTCCAACGCCTGAAAGAGATCCTTAGAGCACTTTCTCAGTTCTATCATCTTCTCATGAGAAACCTCGGCACGATATACACAGTGCTGTCTTCGGCTCGCGCAAGCCGAACATGTTGGTTTACGGCCATCACACTAGAGAGAATGAAAGCCTGTTACTCATACATGACACCAATAAGGTATGATACGGCAGGACAAACCTTTGATTTCCGGACGCGGCAGTTGTTGCAGGCGACTGGTG
This DNA window, taken from Fusarium fujikuroi IMI 58289 draft genome, chromosome FFUJ_chr11, encodes the following:
- a CDS encoding related to nitrate assimilation regulatory protein nirA; amino-acid sequence: MIELRKCSKDLFQALELLRTAPDEHVQELLGSLRSSGSVSEFLQVLDSGIIKPPSPTDPLATSLAGTSADSPIELDLNMRFSGVFPILETLDIKDVDLGLLAVNKRALTSPNQQATAPLTPFTPIEFGQRSETPSTSESFSTPSDTTGDTGIDPRLESLQIWQWTSIPIPESLVAQAISFYLVNEHPLLAFFDADLFIRDFVAGGGRFCSQLLVSSLLAWACASYSQFEPRAQTFSLAFLREAKRRWKDLTDHTAITTLSSAMFLVLTCNQYGQDKVGLFYLDASVQIARGLGLFSDDGTSVPNFNDDDDEIRTAASFAAWGTFGWHSLHCINFRAEHRIRNSPSLPIPGDVSGPPLNEHMGSTFTWISKFWVIIHQAFREGYSHFSRLPMSHAHRMYQLLLDWASILPEDVQRSENCPHHVLVLHIWYQTAVIDMWRPFLGRRSYEDAGGGELATTTHEASIHQLKRLVYLYRKRFELTNLTMFITPGFLTIINEVFRNPDTSDAQFYFMLAARGCLSIAIWCKGLRGITEGLMTIGWQNGTFKGEGWTNNSMIEDIRATTRALKQEGTYSSLYPINLDSTSESMDDIGMEALAGEFQRLSSQNEPTRGKEVEMTNEPNVWKGDQRDLDLTLTEATEEEKYA